One region of Sulfurisphaera ohwakuensis genomic DNA includes:
- a CDS encoding DUF929 domain-containing protein: MKIKNVIILSAVTFFILLLILPYLLQPFEVPLNTFFKVSNIDYTEGNFTCIVFVSWYGCPYGAADSWILYAFLSHYGKISFNISYSDPNDIYPNTPAIIFLNFTPKAFIHFKFLYLYNRYLNATANGTIVNNFVNYGLEIIKTEFPQFYPYVKEYITEKWASGSFFQPIAYMGNPSHIPTFIIISDQKGTYMLIGHIVSPSYFSEYNATYLLKNYNNLSFIQEGVSILDEYIN; this comes from the coding sequence GTGAAAATAAAAAATGTAATTATTCTATCAGCAGTAACATTTTTTATCTTACTCTTAATTCTTCCATATCTACTTCAACCTTTTGAAGTACCTCTTAATACTTTCTTTAAAGTGAGCAATATAGATTATACAGAAGGTAATTTCACTTGTATTGTTTTTGTTAGCTGGTACGGTTGTCCTTATGGTGCTGCGGATAGCTGGATACTCTATGCTTTTTTATCTCATTATGGCAAAATTTCTTTTAACATTTCATATTCAGATCCAAACGATATTTATCCTAATACTCCAGCAATAATTTTCTTAAACTTTACTCCAAAAGCATTTATTCACTTCAAGTTCCTATATCTTTATAACCGTTACCTTAATGCTACTGCTAACGGAACTATAGTAAATAATTTCGTAAATTATGGTCTTGAAATAATAAAAACAGAGTTTCCACAATTCTATCCTTATGTAAAAGAATACATAACCGAAAAATGGGCCTCTGGAAGTTTCTTTCAACCAATAGCTTATATGGGAAATCCATCCCATATTCCAACTTTTATAATTATTAGTGATCAAAAAGGGACATATATGCTAATAGGACACATTGTAAGTCCCAGCTACTTCTCTGAATATAATGCAACTTATTTGCTTAAGAACTATAATAACTTATCATTTATCCAGGAAGGAGTTAGTATACTGGATGAGTATATAAATTAA
- a CDS encoding ArsR/SmtB family transcription factor, translated as MQRLMILNKEQGSLLLDPINIEIVKLLIHNSLNPSQVSEKLKIPLTTIWRRLRKLEKYGLIEVTRTEKRGNFNVKFYRAKAVYYILTLSPDVTPKDPTVREIFLSVEKIREKIAEKMLKYNDIPSNVDPIDYAIILDIFANFDTILENLDEIKNITERAREFLFSSTKTSLK; from the coding sequence ATGCAAAGATTAATGATATTAAACAAAGAACAAGGGAGTCTTCTTCTAGATCCTATTAACATAGAAATTGTAAAGTTATTAATACATAATTCACTTAACCCATCGCAAGTATCTGAAAAGTTGAAAATCCCGTTAACTACAATATGGAGGAGGTTAAGAAAACTTGAAAAATACGGTTTGATCGAAGTAACGAGGACTGAAAAAAGAGGAAATTTTAATGTGAAGTTCTATAGAGCTAAAGCTGTGTATTATATCTTAACGCTATCACCAGATGTTACACCAAAAGACCCTACAGTGAGAGAGATTTTTCTAAGTGTGGAAAAAATTAGAGAAAAGATAGCAGAGAAAATGCTAAAATACAATGATATACCTTCTAATGTAGATCCTATAGATTATGCTATTATATTAGATATTTTTGCAAACTTTGATACAATTCTGGAGAACTTAGATGAAATTAAAAATATTACAGAAAGAGCTAGAGAATTTCTCTTTTCATCAACGAAAACTAGTCTTAAATAA
- a CDS encoding tRNA uridine(34) 5-carboxymethylaminomethyl modification radical SAM/GNAT enzyme Elp3: MLSGVTIVSVMTHPHRCPHGKCIFCPGGVEYGTPQSYYGNEPTLMRAIENNYDPFYQVHSRLKQYEANSHIPSKVELIIMGGTFLSTPIDYQEWFVSQALEAMNRYPSDEKPKFVYLEDAQLRNETANVRCVGMTVETKPDWAKEWHADQMLRLGATKVELGVQTVYDDILKKTNRGHTVKDSIEATRILKDAGFKIVYHIMLGLPGADPDRDLEAFRTLFEDPDFRPDMLKIYPTLVVETAPLAELWKRGFYKPYDTETLVELISEMYRYIPPWVRVMRIQRDIPANIILDGNKKGNLRELVEKRVKEKGIKNNEIRFREVGIRWFHDGILPKEPKLKKIEYEASEGTEVFLSFEDDDGILIGYLRLRYPSGKAHRPEINSKTTIVRELHVYGPEVPVDMLDDFSFQHKGYGSKLLMEAERISVDEFDAKRILVLSGIGAREYYKKKGYYKYGPYMAKDLS, translated from the coding sequence ATGTTATCTGGTGTTACAATAGTCTCTGTTATGACTCATCCTCATAGATGTCCTCACGGTAAATGCATATTTTGTCCCGGTGGTGTAGAATACGGGACTCCACAAAGTTATTATGGTAATGAGCCCACATTAATGAGGGCTATAGAAAACAATTATGATCCATTTTATCAAGTTCATTCTAGGTTAAAACAATACGAAGCAAATAGCCATATTCCTAGTAAAGTCGAGTTAATAATAATGGGCGGAACTTTTCTTTCTACACCTATTGATTACCAAGAATGGTTCGTTTCACAAGCACTAGAAGCAATGAACAGATACCCCTCTGACGAAAAACCTAAATTCGTTTATTTAGAGGACGCACAGTTAAGAAATGAAACAGCAAACGTAAGATGTGTAGGGATGACTGTTGAAACAAAACCAGATTGGGCTAAGGAATGGCATGCTGACCAAATGTTAAGATTAGGAGCAACTAAAGTGGAATTAGGTGTACAAACAGTTTATGATGATATATTGAAAAAAACTAATAGAGGGCATACAGTTAAAGACTCAATAGAGGCAACTAGGATCCTAAAGGATGCTGGTTTCAAAATTGTGTATCACATTATGTTAGGTTTACCTGGGGCAGATCCAGATAGGGATTTAGAAGCTTTTAGAACACTATTTGAAGACCCAGATTTTAGACCAGATATGCTAAAGATTTATCCAACCCTAGTTGTTGAAACTGCTCCTTTAGCTGAACTTTGGAAGAGAGGATTTTATAAACCTTATGATACTGAAACGTTAGTTGAATTAATTTCTGAAATGTACAGATATATTCCCCCATGGGTTAGGGTAATGAGGATACAGAGAGATATTCCAGCAAATATTATTCTTGACGGTAATAAAAAGGGAAACTTAAGAGAACTAGTAGAGAAGAGGGTAAAAGAAAAAGGTATTAAGAATAATGAAATTAGGTTTAGAGAAGTTGGAATAAGGTGGTTCCATGATGGTATTTTACCAAAAGAACCAAAATTAAAGAAGATTGAATATGAAGCAAGTGAGGGCACTGAAGTTTTTCTCTCTTTTGAAGATGATGATGGTATTTTAATTGGTTATTTGAGATTAAGGTATCCTTCTGGTAAAGCTCACAGACCGGAAATTAATTCAAAGACTACGATTGTTAGGGAGTTGCATGTATATGGTCCAGAAGTCCCAGTGGATATGTTAGATGATTTTTCTTTCCAGCATAAAGGTTATGGAAGTAAACTATTAATGGAGGCAGAAAGGATTTCGGTGGATGAATTCGACGCTAAAAGGATTTTAGTTCTTTCGGGAATAGGTGCGAGAGAATACTACAAGAAAAAAGGATATTATAAGTACGGTCCTTATATGGCAAAAGACCTATCGTAA
- a CDS encoding 2-hydroxyacid dehydrogenase, with amino-acid sequence MMIISTVKLPEECKRLIPVKDEGITEDDIRNAEIIMLWPSQAREILPKAEKVKIIQTFSAGVDDFPFELLKKDQLLYSNAGAYSISVAEHAFALILALAKGVGVKKRVETYPLNNSTILILGAGGIGSEVAKIAKLGFNMYVIGVSRSFKGTYYDEKYSLKDLEKVIGRADVIVDTLPLNKETRGILNYSVLSKVKEKCIIVNVGRAETVVEDDIYRILKEKPGVRFGTDVFWRVNGKENFSTSKLWELENFTGTPHIAGATANERVLKNALIQACKNVYRILNEGEGENKVKIEDYI; translated from the coding sequence TTAATCCCAGTAAAAGATGAAGGTATTACAGAAGATGATATAAGAAATGCTGAAATTATAATGCTTTGGCCATCTCAAGCTAGAGAAATTTTACCTAAAGCTGAAAAAGTAAAAATAATTCAAACTTTTTCAGCAGGAGTTGATGATTTTCCTTTTGAACTATTAAAGAAAGATCAATTACTGTATTCAAATGCGGGGGCTTATTCTATATCAGTTGCTGAGCACGCTTTTGCACTTATTTTAGCATTAGCTAAGGGTGTTGGAGTGAAAAAAAGAGTTGAAACGTATCCCTTGAATAATTCTACAATACTAATTCTAGGTGCTGGTGGCATAGGATCTGAAGTAGCAAAAATAGCAAAGCTAGGTTTTAATATGTATGTCATTGGTGTATCAAGATCATTTAAAGGAACTTATTATGATGAAAAATATTCACTGAAGGATCTTGAAAAAGTTATAGGAAGGGCAGATGTTATAGTTGATACACTTCCATTAAATAAAGAGACTAGAGGTATACTGAATTACTCTGTTCTATCAAAAGTTAAGGAAAAATGTATAATTGTAAATGTAGGTAGAGCTGAGACTGTCGTAGAAGATGATATATATAGGATTTTGAAGGAAAAACCTGGAGTAAGGTTTGGTACTGATGTTTTTTGGAGAGTTAATGGAAAGGAGAATTTTTCTACCTCTAAACTGTGGGAGTTAGAGAACTTTACAGGAACTCCTCACATAGCTGGAGCTACGGCAAATGAAAGAGTATTAAAGAATGCACTTATACAAGCATGCAAAAATGTTTACAGAATACTTAATGAAGGAGAGGGAGAAAATAAAGTGAAAATTGAGGATTATATCTAG
- a CDS encoding VapB-type antitoxin, with amino-acid sequence MKSTISVSKEIKELLERKKKEMEIKLDKPLTWDEFFQEVFKEENAPTLTEEEAETLKKLVLEDRKNWKVREFA; translated from the coding sequence ATGAAATCTACAATAAGTGTTAGCAAAGAGATCAAAGAACTGCTTGAAAGGAAGAAAAAAGAAATGGAGATTAAGTTGGATAAGCCTTTAACCTGGGATGAATTTTTCCAAGAAGTATTTAAGGAGGAGAATGCACCAACGTTAACTGAGGAGGAAGCGGAAACACTGAAAAAGCTAGTACTGGAGGATAGGAAGAATTGGAAAGTGAGAGAATTTGCTTAG
- a CDS encoding HEPN domain-containing protein, producing the protein MEEHRNKALEYLNASKLNFEHGFYDIASVLAEEALYLYLVTCLINHEVAIPWYLDFDGLLRILERHDNKISEFRKNRRIIKALDQIRIMFRYSSLISISRDDAKEIISFVESIINSLR; encoded by the coding sequence ATGGAAGAACATAGAAATAAGGCACTAGAGTACTTAAATGCATCTAAGCTTAACTTTGAACATGGTTTTTATGACATAGCCTCTGTATTAGCTGAAGAAGCTCTTTACTTATATCTAGTTACTTGCTTAATTAACCATGAAGTAGCTATACCGTGGTATTTAGACTTTGATGGACTTTTAAGAATTCTTGAAAGACATGATAATAAGATAAGCGAATTTAGAAAGAATAGGAGAATTATAAAGGCATTAGATCAAATAAGAATTATGTTTAGATATTCGTCCCTCATAAGCATTTCTAGGGATGACGCTAAGGAAATAATATCGTTTGTAGAAAGCATTATCAACTCTTTACGATAG
- a CDS encoding HEPN domain-containing protein: MKRVEDWLKQAERDLEEARYARSGGYYELACFLSQQCAEKAVKGLLQFQGIEKRGHSISHLLTNPPADILQCAIFLDKQYTPSRYPDVYYEGSPYEYYTEKDADECINCAIKILNWVKGQIK; encoded by the coding sequence GTGAAGAGAGTAGAGGATTGGTTAAAGCAAGCTGAGAGGGACTTAGAAGAAGCTCGTTATGCAAGGTCTGGAGGATACTATGAGCTTGCATGCTTTCTTTCTCAACAATGTGCAGAAAAAGCAGTTAAAGGCTTATTACAGTTTCAAGGTATCGAAAAAAGAGGCCATTCGATATCTCACTTATTAACAAATCCGCCTGCAGATATTTTGCAATGTGCGATCTTTCTCGATAAGCAATACACTCCTTCACGTTATCCGGATGTTTATTATGAGGGATCACCATACGAATATTACACCGAGAAAGATGCAGATGAATGCATAAATTGTGCGATTAAAATACTTAATTGGGTAAAGGGACAAATAAAATGA
- a CDS encoding MFS transporter translates to MRLSWTSVLVSGMGVFTDGYNLYSLSLTIYLISNYISLNSVTEGILVAGSYFGAGIAAILFGILSDFKGRKRMYGIDVTLMSIGAIAQAISQNYVELFVSRLLLGMGIGADYVLSPIIVAENAEAKNRGKLMVITFAVLWGLGAVFAAFVDQISSIFLPSSLVWRVVLGVGAIPAISVIMARRKLTETLQFLTKVKPDENELQKIKTNYGLLLGINVDKEKFINRLKASLPFIIVASVLWLLYDIYSSTFAIYGPIVIASNLGLTPITFTYVAQFFAGIPGQLLCIYLIDKVGRKILITIGYAGVALWLVMYSLLLLDPYLFGFKPMKELVGEAALLGFSFYMLNYFFSAIGPASIIGSAMVTPELTYTKVRGTGQAISVAVDRFASATVISLFPSLVNIVGLGAMVGVYAGIAFLSSLITMLFVPETKGKELDEVVKSSLKYSK, encoded by the coding sequence ATGAGACTCAGCTGGACATCAGTTTTGGTTTCCGGTATGGGAGTATTTACTGATGGTTATAATCTTTACTCCCTTTCTTTGACAATATACTTAATATCAAATTATATATCACTGAACTCAGTTACTGAAGGAATATTAGTTGCTGGGTCGTATTTTGGTGCTGGTATTGCTGCAATACTCTTTGGAATTCTCTCTGATTTTAAAGGAAGGAAAAGAATGTATGGAATAGACGTTACGCTAATGAGTATAGGAGCTATTGCTCAGGCTATATCTCAAAACTATGTTGAATTGTTTGTTTCACGTCTGCTATTGGGAATGGGCATTGGTGCAGATTATGTATTATCACCGATAATTGTTGCTGAAAACGCTGAGGCTAAAAATAGGGGCAAACTAATGGTCATAACTTTCGCTGTGTTATGGGGTTTAGGAGCAGTATTTGCAGCTTTTGTAGATCAAATTTCCTCGATTTTCCTGCCTTCAAGTTTAGTTTGGAGGGTTGTATTAGGAGTTGGGGCTATTCCAGCAATTTCAGTAATAATGGCGAGAAGAAAACTCACAGAAACCTTACAATTTCTAACGAAAGTTAAACCAGATGAAAATGAATTACAGAAAATTAAAACCAACTACGGCTTGCTTTTAGGAATAAATGTAGATAAGGAGAAGTTTATAAATAGACTAAAGGCATCTTTACCATTTATTATTGTTGCTTCAGTCCTATGGTTACTATATGATATTTACTCTTCAACATTCGCAATTTACGGACCTATTGTAATTGCATCAAACTTAGGTTTAACACCAATAACCTTCACTTATGTTGCACAATTCTTTGCTGGAATACCGGGGCAGTTACTTTGTATTTACCTTATTGATAAAGTAGGAAGAAAGATATTGATAACAATTGGTTATGCTGGAGTTGCTTTATGGTTAGTTATGTATTCACTTTTACTATTAGATCCCTACTTATTCGGATTTAAGCCAATGAAGGAATTGGTTGGAGAAGCTGCACTTTTAGGCTTTTCATTTTACATGTTAAACTACTTCTTCTCTGCGATAGGACCAGCTTCAATAATTGGTTCAGCTATGGTAACTCCAGAGTTAACTTATACGAAAGTTAGAGGAACTGGACAGGCAATAAGCGTTGCTGTTGATAGATTTGCTTCAGCTACTGTAATTTCCTTATTCCCATCGCTAGTCAATATTGTAGGCTTAGGGGCAATGGTAGGTGTTTATGCTGGTATAGCGTTTTTATCTAGTTTAATAACAATGTTATTCGTACCAGAAACTAAAGGAAAAGAACTTGATGAGGTTGTAAAATCTTCATTGAAATATAGCAAATAA
- a CDS encoding dihydrolipoyl dehydrogenase, translating into MKYDVTVIGAGGGGYPGAFRLAKSGYNVLMADPKGELGGNCLYSGCVPSKTVREMVQLIWRTSRVLKQEIKVDFERIQDHKDFVQETRFKQHKRELSEYSSITFYKGVIKIKDPNHVVVKTEDKEIEAETRYIIIASGSEPFKPQFPGSEYCITSDDLYSYKTPLRKLPQDMVIIGGGYIAIETASIFNILGVKTHLLVRGDRVLRGFEDEIVNTLLPILKLDIIYNAPILEVKKIKEDEFEVIYSSKDGAKKSIRTNLVLLATGRKPVLPEGIENTGIALDKRGYIVIDNAMRTNLPNVFATGDVNGKAPYFHAAVRMSIAAAYNIMANGSPIDYVDYKSIPVTIYSVPSASYVGIMPSEAKRMGIEIMEATYNMEDEVMAQMYDEREGMLKLIFEKGSLRLIGAWMVGVHSQYLINELGQAVLHGLTAKQLASFADQHPSTNEIIAYAARKVL; encoded by the coding sequence ATGAAATATGATGTAACTGTTATTGGTGCTGGAGGCGGAGGTTACCCTGGTGCATTCAGATTAGCTAAATCTGGATATAATGTATTGATGGCTGACCCTAAAGGAGAATTAGGAGGAAATTGTCTTTATAGTGGCTGTGTCCCATCAAAGACAGTAAGAGAAATGGTACAATTAATTTGGAGAACAAGTAGAGTATTAAAGCAAGAAATTAAAGTGGATTTTGAAAGAATACAAGATCATAAAGATTTTGTTCAAGAGACAAGATTTAAACAACATAAAAGAGAACTTTCTGAGTATAGTAGTATAACATTTTATAAAGGAGTAATTAAGATAAAAGATCCAAATCATGTAGTTGTAAAGACTGAAGATAAAGAAATAGAAGCAGAAACACGTTATATAATCATTGCCTCAGGTAGTGAACCGTTTAAACCACAATTTCCTGGAAGTGAATATTGTATAACAAGTGATGATTTATATAGTTATAAAACTCCACTAAGAAAATTACCACAAGATATGGTTATAATTGGTGGTGGATATATTGCTATTGAAACAGCCTCAATCTTTAATATTTTAGGTGTCAAAACTCATTTGTTAGTTAGAGGTGATAGGGTTCTAAGAGGCTTTGAAGACGAAATAGTTAATACCCTGTTACCTATTTTAAAACTCGATATAATTTATAACGCACCAATTCTTGAAGTAAAGAAAATTAAGGAAGATGAATTTGAAGTCATATATAGTAGTAAAGATGGTGCAAAGAAAAGTATTAGAACAAATTTGGTCCTACTAGCTACTGGTAGAAAACCAGTATTGCCAGAAGGGATAGAAAACACTGGAATTGCTTTAGATAAAAGAGGATATATAGTTATAGATAACGCAATGAGGACCAATCTTCCAAACGTTTTTGCTACTGGTGACGTTAATGGTAAAGCACCGTACTTTCATGCTGCAGTCAGAATGAGCATTGCTGCAGCTTATAATATTATGGCAAACGGTTCTCCTATAGACTATGTAGATTACAAAAGCATACCAGTTACAATTTATTCAGTTCCTTCAGCTTCTTATGTAGGAATAATGCCGAGTGAGGCTAAAAGAATGGGAATAGAGATTATGGAGGCAACATATAATATGGAAGATGAAGTCATGGCACAGATGTATGATGAAAGAGAAGGTATGTTGAAACTAATCTTTGAAAAAGGTAGTCTAAGATTAATAGGTGCTTGGATGGTTGGAGTGCATTCTCAATATTTAATTAATGAACTTGGACAAGCGGTGCTTCATGGTTTAACCGCAAAACAGCTAGCAAGTTTTGCAGACCAACACCCCTCAACAAACGAGATTATTGCGTATGCTGCAAGGAAAGTGTTATAA
- a CDS encoding serine/threonine-protein kinase: MNRELLATSILATAGTFVIYIISPSFLLSSPLLLLGLIFSYIGSFYRYVTPVTFLLSLIPLFFIKSIYAFVGIAIGILGILIPWVWELIILIGYIIFLLLPNLVTNIGIQPIIFSYAIYSALAFANIRAMTGKGYPAVVKIEGLTTCYAEVNGVFTTINRIVRDKKRVEIRLCPQYFNGIYYVPDTATITAKEGQVKVVKFSATNNLPIDKFPHCFSYFYAKGLPMNASWSIIINNVEYTSKDSNSPIIVPMPNVLEVMWNAKDIIIGNVIFRPLTYSGIAKRGEKIIIEYNSYVTQQQVALPSQQQKNLPPLDKWDPNLWIGKELYGYRVVSVIGSGGSGYVLKAEKDNVFYAVKVFSLSQLSRAQLTISASSSFDEMFKESETLKQLSRNPKFVTILGFYIDSNNIKSALKGDVNTYYNYPPAIVMEFMEGGTAKDLLTTSIIYSTYWPLIVKEIIKEIAYALDFLHSKGFVHLDVKPENIFFSRNLGNNPEEIYKNISSSIKLGDLGSAVRIGERFYQATPSYSPPEQIEAIITGKGADPKMDIFALGMTAYVLLTGKNDNPISDNLNKAIDAYMAGNVGEALKLIQNAKQILSSWRPILPQNTLNELTRVIIYSININPVSRPSAKQIVDLLK, encoded by the coding sequence ATGAATAGGGAATTACTTGCTACATCTATTTTAGCTACAGCTGGTACTTTTGTTATATACATAATTTCTCCTAGTTTTCTCCTTTCATCCCCCTTACTCCTTCTAGGTCTTATATTTTCCTATATTGGTTCCTTTTATAGATACGTAACTCCAGTTACATTCTTACTTTCTCTAATCCCTTTATTCTTCATTAAATCTATTTATGCATTCGTTGGTATTGCTATAGGAATTCTAGGTATACTAATTCCTTGGGTATGGGAGTTAATCATACTAATTGGTTATATAATATTTCTTTTACTCCCTAATTTAGTGACAAATATTGGTATACAACCTATAATATTCTCTTACGCAATTTACTCAGCTCTTGCTTTTGCAAATATTAGGGCGATGACTGGAAAAGGATATCCTGCAGTCGTAAAAATTGAAGGTTTAACTACTTGCTATGCAGAAGTTAACGGTGTATTTACAACTATTAATCGTATTGTAAGGGATAAGAAAAGAGTGGAGATAAGACTATGCCCTCAGTACTTTAACGGTATATATTATGTACCAGATACTGCAACAATAACAGCTAAAGAAGGACAAGTTAAAGTGGTAAAGTTCTCAGCTACTAACAACTTACCAATAGATAAATTTCCTCATTGTTTCTCTTACTTTTATGCTAAAGGTTTACCAATGAATGCTTCATGGTCTATAATTATTAACAATGTAGAGTATACTTCTAAAGATTCTAACTCACCAATAATAGTTCCAATGCCAAATGTCTTAGAAGTTATGTGGAATGCAAAAGATATAATAATAGGTAATGTCATCTTTAGGCCTTTAACTTATTCGGGAATCGCAAAAAGAGGAGAGAAGATTATTATCGAGTATAATAGTTATGTTACACAACAACAAGTTGCTTTACCATCTCAACAACAAAAGAATTTACCACCTCTAGATAAGTGGGATCCTAATTTGTGGATCGGAAAAGAACTTTATGGATACAGAGTAGTTTCAGTCATCGGTTCTGGTGGTAGTGGTTATGTTCTAAAAGCTGAGAAAGATAATGTGTTTTACGCAGTAAAAGTTTTCTCTCTATCCCAATTATCGCGCGCACAACTCACTATATCCGCTTCTTCAAGCTTTGATGAGATGTTTAAAGAGTCTGAGACGTTAAAGCAACTATCAAGAAATCCAAAGTTTGTAACAATTTTAGGCTTTTACATAGATTCGAATAATATTAAATCAGCATTGAAGGGAGACGTTAATACATATTATAACTATCCACCCGCAATAGTAATGGAGTTTATGGAAGGAGGTACAGCAAAGGACTTATTAACAACATCAATTATATATTCCACCTATTGGCCTCTTATTGTTAAAGAGATTATCAAAGAAATTGCATACGCCTTGGACTTTCTCCATTCAAAAGGGTTCGTGCATCTTGATGTAAAACCAGAAAATATCTTCTTTTCTAGAAATTTAGGAAATAATCCGGAAGAAATATATAAAAATATTTCTAGTTCAATAAAATTAGGAGATTTAGGTTCTGCTGTAAGAATAGGTGAAAGATTTTATCAAGCTACTCCTTCTTATTCTCCCCCAGAGCAGATAGAAGCTATAATCACTGGTAAGGGTGCAGATCCGAAAATGGATATCTTTGCACTAGGAATGACAGCTTATGTCCTACTCACTGGAAAAAATGATAATCCGATTTCTGACAATCTAAATAAAGCTATTGATGCATATATGGCTGGGAATGTTGGAGAAGCATTAAAACTTATACAGAATGCAAAACAAATACTATCTTCTTGGAGACCTATATTACCGCAAAATACACTGAATGAACTTACTAGAGTGATAATATACAGTATAAACATTAATCCAGTAAGTAGACCTTCAGCAAAACAAATAGTCGACTTACTTAAGTAA
- a CDS encoding nucleotidyltransferase domain-containing protein, which yields MKLIILFGSRARGDYTESSDYDVLVVDNEIPEDPRNVSNDLYLQIMRMFPGEVDPVFMNTNVFLKKLIEGIPFVLQIIEEGKVIEKDEEFWRQVIEIYNKVRPLWDRKGNTWIRKSS from the coding sequence ATGAAATTGATAATCCTTTTTGGTTCTAGGGCTAGGGGCGATTACACAGAGAGTAGTGATTATGATGTATTAGTAGTGGATAATGAAATACCCGAAGATCCTAGGAATGTTTCTAATGATCTTTATCTTCAAATAATGAGAATGTTTCCCGGTGAAGTTGACCCAGTCTTCATGAATACCAATGTATTTCTTAAGAAGTTAATTGAGGGAATTCCATTCGTTCTTCAAATTATTGAAGAAGGGAAAGTAATTGAGAAGGATGAAGAATTCTGGAGGCAAGTTATAGAAATATACAACAAGGTAAGACCATTATGGGATAGAAAAGGAAATACGTGGATAAGAAAATCATCTTAG
- a CDS encoding PIN domain-containing protein, whose protein sequence is MESERICLDTDILIDSFKRDPREIIGYYTTCVNLYEFLRGLAFIGKNVDEFNVWIEANLNVLCIDNSSLKIASRIYADLRKKGNLVEDPDLLIASICIANNLALRTNNKKHFRRLEEYGLRLI, encoded by the coding sequence TTGGAAAGTGAGAGAATTTGCTTAGATACTGATATACTTATTGATTCTTTCAAGAGAGACCCTAGAGAAATTATAGGTTATTACACTACATGTGTTAATCTTTATGAGTTCTTAAGGGGATTAGCATTTATAGGGAAAAATGTAGACGAGTTTAACGTTTGGATTGAGGCTAATCTTAACGTACTGTGTATAGATAATAGTTCTTTAAAAATAGCTTCAAGAATTTATGCAGATCTAAGGAAAAAAGGAAATTTAGTAGAAGACCCCGATCTACTCATAGCTTCCATATGTATAGCAAATAACCTAGCTTTAAGAACGAACAACAAGAAACATTTTAGAAGACTAGAAGAATACGGGCTTAGACTCATTTGA